The window TGTCTTTGCTCACCAGAGAGACTTTGGGTAGTTTGGGATCTTTTTGCAGGGCAACGGTAATGCCTAGAATAAAATTATCATTTTTTTGTCCGGGCAGGGTGATGGGAATGTCGGTGGAAATGTGTTCAGTTTGCAGAAATAATTTGCCATTGGCGATGAGGGCTTCTTCGCTGTCTTCGTCAATGCCAATGCGCAGGTTTAAATCCAAGCCTGCCTTGATTTCTTCGGCTGTTGAACCTGAGGTCAGATCGTCTAAAAAACGACTGGCCTGACGGGCATTTCTTGCCACTTCAGAATGGCCTTTTTTGTTGTTGTCGAGTTCTTCTAAGACCACCATGGGAAGGAACAAATCATGTTCAGCAAAGCGGAATAAAGCACTGGGATCATGTATTAATACATTGGTATCCAGGACAAATAAACGTTTTGGATTATTGTTTTTTTCAGCTTCTGTCATCGTATGGCATTCCTTTTAGTTAATTAAAAAAGCTACAACTCGGTTTCTATGGCTTCAAGCACTTGGGCAATGTGTTCTTTTACTTTCACTTTGCGCCATTCTTTAACCAGCACGCCCTTAGCATTAATCAAAAACGTACTGCGCTCAATGCCCATATGGACTTTACCATAGAGTTTTTTCTCTTTTATGACATCAAATAGATTGCAGATGGTTTCTTCTTTGTCGGCAATTAAATCAAAGGGAAATTCATGCTTGGCCTTAAAGCCTTCGTGGACTCTAACACTGTCTCTGGAAAGGCCAAAAATTTTAATGCCCTTACTTTCAAAGGCGGCATAATTATCCCGAAAATCCTTACCTTCCTGAGTACAGCCAGGGGTATTATCCCGAGGATAAAAATAGAGTAATATGGCACTGCCTTTATAATCACTGAATTTAAAATCAATGTCGCTGGTGGCAGGGCCTGAAAAATTAGGCACTTTTTTACCGATTTCAACTTGGCTCATAAATTTCCTTAGATCAAATATATTTTTTTGAAATTAAAGTCTTGGTGCTTCAATTGAAGCATCCAGATTCATATCTTCACAGAGGTCTAAAAAGTCATCTCTGAGATCGTTAACGATAATAGTAGGTGGTACGGTGATCACCAATTCAACGGCAAACATCTGCGTACCGGTATGGGGTGCTGGATAACGATCCGTTTGCATGCTTTGGATATTAATTTCCCGAGAGGAAAAGAAATCAGCCAACTTATAGACAATGCCTGGATTATCCATAGCTAACACTTCGACAATATAGGGGATGTTTTGTTCAGGCTTTTTATCATTGGTATGCTTACTTATAATATTGAGCGCTAGTGATGATGCTTGCTGCTTTAGCAATTGCTCTATGTTTTTGAGTTCGTCTTCAGAGCCTGAGATGAGCAGAATGATGGCAAATTCTCCGCCTAATACGGTCATGCGGCTGTCATCGATATTACCTTGATTCTGTACGATGATTTCGGATAGGGCATTAACAATGCCGGGGCGATCACTGCCGATGGCAGAAATAACCAATTGGTTGGACTTATTTACAGTATGAGTTGTCATAGAATGGTGAATCTCGCTATGGTTTATAAACTATTTATAGAATATCTAAATTATTGTCCACATAGCCGAAGAAATAAAGCTTTTGTCATTGTTTGTTTCATCTGTTTACTGCATAGAACGTCAAAATTCACTCATAGCGAGTCTCTAGTGCCCCTGCTTTTTATAATATACAGTGGTTTTCTGTATGGGAATCAAGGATAATAGGGCGCAATTTAATTGGCTCTGGCTTTCCTTGTTCCACATTGTTGGTATCTTGGGCAGTTTTTATGATTGGAGATGGTAAATGTTTAGTGGCAGTATGGTTGCTTTGGTGACACCGATGCATGCAGATGGTCGTGTGGATCAAGCGTCCCTAGAAAAACTGGTTGAATTTCATGTTGAAAATGGCACCGATGCTATCGTGGCCATGGGGACGACAGGTGAGTCAGCGACTCTCGATGAAAAAGAACATTGCAAGGTTTTAAAGCAAGTTGTTGAGATGGCTAAAAATCGTATTCCGATCATTGCGGGCACGGGTGCGAACTCCACCTCAGAAGCCATTGAACTGACTCAATGTGCTATGGATGCAGGGGTTGATGCCTGCTTGCTAGTAACGCCTTATTATAATAAGCCCACTCAGGAAGGCTTGTATCAGCATTTTAAAAAAATCGCTGAAAGCGTTGCCATACCACAGATATTATATAATGTACCGGGTAGAACTGCCGTTGATATGTTGCCAGAAACCGTTGCTCGCCTAGCTGGTATTGCCAATATAGTGGGCATTAAAGAAGCTACCGGCGATATTCAGCGTGGGGTGCAAATTATTGAAGAATGTGGCGACCAGTTAGATATTTATTCGGGTGATGATGCCACTGCGATGGAGTTGATCCTCTTGGGTGCGAAGGGTGATATTTCAGTCACTGCCAATGTTGCCCCTAAGGCAATGCATGAAATGTGTGCAGCGGCATTAGCGGGTGACAGAGAAACGGCCAGTGCCATTAATGACCGTTTGCTTGGCCTGCATAGTAAACTATTTGTTGAGTCTAATCCTATTCCAGTAAAATGGGCGCTATATGAAATGGGCTTGATTCCCGATGGTATTCGCTTACCTTTGACGGTGCTGGATGCGCAATACCATGATGTTGTTCGTGATGCTATTAAGCAAGCATCATGATATGAATAGAATAACTAGAACATAATAAATTTGATTTGAAAAAGTAACCCAATAGAACAGGTGTATGATGAAATATAGTGCGACTGAATATAGTGCGACTAAATATAATAATAAGAGCCTCAGCTCAGAAAAAGCGAGTCATCAGTTTGCTAAATTAGCACTGGTTGTTGCCATTTCGTCTGCACTGATCGCCTGTGATTCTATGCCGGATCTGGATGATACCTTCGCCGGTAGAAAAGTAGATTATAAAAAACAAAGTCGTGATGTGGCTACCCTGGAAATTCCACCGGATCTCACCACCGCGACCTATGATGAAATGATGGTAGTACCGGATATTAATACCGGTGGTAATGCTTCTTATCAGGATTATGCTAAGGAACGCCAGGGTAATCGTGTCGTGGTTGACAAAGTATTGCCCGATCAAAACAATATTGAGCTAGTCCGTGATGCTGACGATGTGCGTTACCTGGTCATTAAGGGGACTAAGGCTCAGGCATGGGAAAAAATGCGTGAATTCTGGCTTAATAGCGGTATGCTGATTAAGCGTGAGAACCCGAATACCGGTATTTTAGAAACAGAATGGTCTGAAAACCGTGCTGATATTCCACAGGATTTTATTCGTTCCGCGTTAAGTACGGTGCTTGAGTCTTTCTATTCTGCGGGCACTCGAGATAAATATCGGGTACGTATTGAAACGGGCGATCAAGCGGACAAGATTAATCTCTACCTAACCCATTATGGTATGGAAGAGGTAATTGAAAATGAAACGACAGAGCGGACGATTTGGAAATCGCGTCCCAGAGACCCCGAGTTAGAAGCAGAAATGTTGGGTCGTATGATGGTCTATATGGGTGTTGAAGAGCAAAAAGCGAAAGCCTTATTGGCTCGCTCAGCAACCAAGAAAGTGGATCGAGCCACTATTTCTCGAAATGCACAGGGTAATTCACGCTTAGTCGTGAAAGAAACCTTCCCACGTGCATGGCGTCGTACCGGCGTTGCTCTGGATCGTATCAGCTTTGTAGTGGAAGATCGTAGCCGTGCAGATGGTATTTATTTTGTACAGTACAATGATCCCTTGGCAGAAGAAAATGATGATGGCTTCTTCTCTGGTCTGAAGTTCTGGAAAGACAAAGTGGCTGTTGATCAGAGTAAGTACCAAATCAAACTCTTTTCTCGTGGTGATGATACCGTTATTCTGGTCTTGGATTCTAATGGTCAGCCGGATACATCGAAGACCTCCTATCGTATCCTTAACCTATTATATGAGCAGTTAAGATAAATTGAATACTGTTTGAAGGGCTTTTGCGAGTCCTTCAAATTATGCCATTCCCTATTTTCAAGGACTTCAATGCAGACTGCTGTGAGTACTTCATCACTTGATGTGCTGAATCGCGTTTTTGGCTATAGCGCCTTTCGCGGTGAGCAGGAAGCCATTATCAATCAGGTGATATCCGGACAGGATGCCCTGGTGTTGATGCCAACCGGTGGCGGTAAGTCATTGTGTTATCAAATCCCCTCTATTGTTCGTGCTGGCACGGGTATCGTGGTGTCGCCATTGATTGCCCTGATGCATAATCAGGTCACTGCGCTCAAATTGCAGGGTGTGGCGGTGGCATTTCTTAATTCCAGTTTATCGTTTCAAGAAGTACAGGCCGTTGAAGGTCAGTTAATGCGTGGTGAACTGGACTTGCTCTATGTCGCACCAGAGCGCCTCTGTCAGGAACGCACACTGAATCTTTTGCACCAAATAGATGTGGCCTTATTTGCCATTGATGAAGCCCATTGTGTCTCGCAATGGGGGCATGATTTCCGTCCGGAATACATTCAACTGTCCATCTTGCATGAACAATTCCCTCAAGTGCCCCGTATTGCCCTCACTGCGACTGCAGATGAAAGTACCCGCAAAGAAATTTCCTTACGTCTGGATCTGGGGGCTGCTGATTTATTTATCAGTAGCTTTGATCGCCCCAATATTCGTTATCGGGTCCAACAAAAAAATAATGCCCGTGCGCAATTATTACAGTTCATCAATTCGGAACACCCTCAGGATGCCGGTATTGTTTATTGTTTGAGCCGTAAAAAAGTTGATGAAACAGCAGCATGGTTAGCAGAGCAGGGTATTAAAGCCTTGCCCTACCATGCCGGTTTATCGGCCAATGTACGACAATTACATCAGGAACGCTTTTTAAGGGAAGATGAAATCGTCATTGTGGCCACCGTGGCCTTCGGTATGGGCATTGATAAACCCGATGTGCGTTATGTGGCACACATGGATTTACCAAAGAGTATTGAGGCTTATTATCAGGAAACTGGTCGTGCAGGCCGCGATGGCCTACCAGCTGATGCCTGGATGGTCTATGGTCTACAAGATGTCATCATGTTACGCCAAATGTTATCCAGTTCTGAGGCCATTGAAGAAGTTAAACGGCTGGAACAACGTAAATTAGAAGCGATGCTGGGCTTTTGTGAGATTATTTCTTGCCGCAGGGCAAGTTTATTAGGTTATTTTGGCGAACAACCAGAGCCAAGGTGTGGCAATTGTGATAATTGCCTGGAACCGGTGGAAAGCTGGGAAGGCACGACTGAGGCACAAAAAGCACTATCCTGTGTGTTTCGTACCGGCCAGCGTTTCGGGGTAAATTATTTAATTGATGTCTTGCGGGGTAAATTGACGCCTCGTATCGAACAATTTCGCCATAATGAAGTATCTACTTTTGCTATTGGTCAAGAGCTGACAGAAGTACAGTGGCGCTCCGTATTCCGTCAATTAATGGCCAGAGGCTTATTGGCGGTAGATATGGATGGTTATGGCTCACTGAAGTTGACCGAAGATAGTCGCCCGATACTCAGAGGTGAGGAGACAGTGCATTTTCGTAAGGACATTGTTAGAGCGAAAAAAGCCCCACGCCGGAAAAAAACCAGTACCGTTTATTCCAGTTATTCTGATCATTCAGAAGAAAAAAAGATTTGGGAAGCACTACGAACAAAGCGCACCGAACTGGCCCAAGAGCAAGGTGTACCGGCCTACATTATTTTTCATGATGCGACTTTAATGGAAATGGTTGAACATCATCCCGTGAGCCTACATGAATTGAGCCAAATCAGTGGTGTGGGAGCGAGTAAGCTGGAAAAATATGGGGATGAGTTTCTTGAAGTGCTGATGGCGATGGAATAGGCTTTGGCTTTGGCTCTTGATTTTCCGCCCAAAGCGAAGCGTCCTCCTGCAAGCCCAAACCTTCCCCTTGTCACCCGACGAAATCAACTATTCGAGCGACCCTTTTATAGTCGGTTCTGCCAAGCATGCAGTTTTTGCTGCGCAGAACGTGTCGCGTGAACTGAGCTTTGTATATGCTGAGTCCAGTTCTTAAGTCCTTTGAATTGCGTATCAGGATAGCTGAAATCTTGGCAGATATCTTCTGCTTCAGGCACATAGCCATCAGCATCTGCGAATTTTTTTACATCATTGCAAAATATATCAAGTTTAGTGTAATGAAACATTCTTAACTCCTTTTGTTATTAAACAACAACCGCTGCAATTTTACAGTTCACTACGAATAGATGGATCAACTGATTTATTCAGCGATACTCATCTGAAAAACGCATTAAATTTGTCAGATGTATTGTTAACTATGGAAGAGGAAAAAGGATAGAGCAAGAAAATAAACGAAAAAAAAGGGCTTATTTTATAATTGGTTTAGAATTCAAGATGTTGATGATGAATGCTGATTGAAAAGTAACCAGTGTAATTTAATGTCATGAAATATAAATGAATTTTTATATTTCATGATAGGCTTTAGAGGGAGGTAAGGCTTATTTCTTAACGATTTTATCCTGTTTTAACTGAATAAAATCTAACAGAATATGTGCCGACTCCATTAGGAAGGTATGGCTGTCACTGTCTTTTTTATCTTTTTCTTTCTCATCATCATGATCTTCATTCAGACCAAGCACATCATCCTTTTCATCCAGTTCTTTAATGTCTTTAAAGGGCTTCTCACCTTTGGCAATGCGGCGCTTGTTTTCAATGTCCAATTGTTCCTGACGGGATTCCTGATATTCTTTTTGTCTAATTTTATAGTT of the sulfur-oxidizing endosymbiont of Gigantopelta aegis genome contains:
- a CDS encoding glycine cleavage system protein R, translating into MTTHTVNKSNQLVISAIGSDRPGIVNALSEIIVQNQGNIDDSRMTVLGGEFAIILLISGSEDELKNIEQLLKQQASSLALNIISKHTNDKKPEQNIPYIVEVLAMDNPGIVYKLADFFSSREINIQSMQTDRYPAPHTGTQMFAVELVITVPPTIIVNDLRDDFLDLCEDMNLDASIEAPRL
- the bamC gene encoding outer membrane protein assembly factor BamC, translated to MKYSATEYSATKYNNKSLSSEKASHQFAKLALVVAISSALIACDSMPDLDDTFAGRKVDYKKQSRDVATLEIPPDLTTATYDEMMVVPDINTGGNASYQDYAKERQGNRVVVDKVLPDQNNIELVRDADDVRYLVIKGTKAQAWEKMREFWLNSGMLIKRENPNTGILETEWSENRADIPQDFIRSALSTVLESFYSAGTRDKYRVRIETGDQADKINLYLTHYGMEEVIENETTERTIWKSRPRDPELEAEMLGRMMVYMGVEEQKAKALLARSATKKVDRATISRNAQGNSRLVVKETFPRAWRRTGVALDRISFVVEDRSRADGIYFVQYNDPLAEENDDGFFSGLKFWKDKVAVDQSKYQIKLFSRGDDTVILVLDSNGQPDTSKTSYRILNLLYEQLR
- the recQ gene encoding DNA helicase RecQ; translation: MQTAVSTSSLDVLNRVFGYSAFRGEQEAIINQVISGQDALVLMPTGGGKSLCYQIPSIVRAGTGIVVSPLIALMHNQVTALKLQGVAVAFLNSSLSFQEVQAVEGQLMRGELDLLYVAPERLCQERTLNLLHQIDVALFAIDEAHCVSQWGHDFRPEYIQLSILHEQFPQVPRIALTATADESTRKEISLRLDLGAADLFISSFDRPNIRYRVQQKNNARAQLLQFINSEHPQDAGIVYCLSRKKVDETAAWLAEQGIKALPYHAGLSANVRQLHQERFLREDEIVIVATVAFGMGIDKPDVRYVAHMDLPKSIEAYYQETGRAGRDGLPADAWMVYGLQDVIMLRQMLSSSEAIEEVKRLEQRKLEAMLGFCEIISCRRASLLGYFGEQPEPRCGNCDNCLEPVESWEGTTEAQKALSCVFRTGQRFGVNYLIDVLRGKLTPRIEQFRHNEVSTFAIGQELTEVQWRSVFRQLMARGLLAVDMDGYGSLKLTEDSRPILRGEETVHFRKDIVRAKKAPRRKKTSTVYSSYSDHSEEKKIWEALRTKRTELAQEQGVPAYIIFHDATLMEMVEHHPVSLHELSQISGVGASKLEKYGDEFLEVLMAME
- a CDS encoding peroxiredoxin — translated: MSQVEIGKKVPNFSGPATSDIDFKFSDYKGSAILLYFYPRDNTPGCTQEGKDFRDNYAAFESKGIKIFGLSRDSVRVHEGFKAKHEFPFDLIADKEETICNLFDVIKEKKLYGKVHMGIERSTFLINAKGVLVKEWRKVKVKEHIAQVLEAIETEL
- the dapA gene encoding 4-hydroxy-tetrahydrodipicolinate synthase is translated as MFSGSMVALVTPMHADGRVDQASLEKLVEFHVENGTDAIVAMGTTGESATLDEKEHCKVLKQVVEMAKNRIPIIAGTGANSTSEAIELTQCAMDAGVDACLLVTPYYNKPTQEGLYQHFKKIAESVAIPQILYNVPGRTAVDMLPETVARLAGIANIVGIKEATGDIQRGVQIIEECGDQLDIYSGDDATAMELILLGAKGDISVTANVAPKAMHEMCAAALAGDRETASAINDRLLGLHSKLFVESNPIPVKWALYEMGLIPDGIRLPLTVLDAQYHDVVRDAIKQAS